From a single Pleurodeles waltl isolate 20211129_DDA chromosome 10, aPleWal1.hap1.20221129, whole genome shotgun sequence genomic region:
- the ARPC1A gene encoding actin-related protein 2/3 complex subunit 1A: protein MSLHQFLLEPITCHAWNKDRTQIAISPNNHEVHVYKKSGNQWVKAHELKEHNGHITGIDWAPKSDRIVTCGSDRNAYVWSQKDGMWKPTLVILRINRAATFVKWSPLENKFAVGSGARLISVCYFESENDWWVSKHIKKPIRSTVLSLDWHPNNVLLAAGSCDFKSRVFSAYIKEVDEKPASTPWGSKMPFGQLMTEFGGAGSGGWVHSVSFSASGNRLSWVSHDSTVSVADASKNMILSQLKTEFLPLLGVTFVSENSVVAAGHDCCPMLFSCDDHGSLTFISKLDIPKQSIQRNISAMERFRNMDKRATTEDRNTNLETLHQNSITQVSIFEGDKRDCQKFCTTGIDGAMTIWDFKTLESTIQGLQIM from the exons AGATCGCCATCAGTCCCAACAATCACGAAGTTCATGTTTATAAGAAGAGCGGAAACCAGTGGGTGAAAGCCCATGAACTGAAGGAGCATAATGGCCACATCACTG GAATTGACTGGGCCCCCAAAAGTGATAGAATTGTGACATGTGGATCAGACCGGAACGCCTACGTCTGGAGTCAAAAAGATGGCATGTGGAAGCCAACCTTGGTGATCCTGAGAATAAACCGTGCTGCTACCTTTGTCAAATGGTCACCTCTGGAGAACAAGTTTGCCGTTGGCAGTGGGGCCAGACTTATATCCGTGTGCTACTTTGAATCAGAAAATGATTG GTGGGTGAGCAAACACATCAAGAAACCCATTCGTTCCACTGTGCTTAGTTTAGACTGGCATCCCAACAACGTGTTGCTGGCAGCTGGATCCTGTGATTTCAAAAGCAG GGTTTTTTCTGCTTACATTAAAGAAGTGGATGAAAAGCCAGCTAGTACACCATGGGGATCAAAAATGCCTTTTGGGCAGTTGATGACAGAGTTTGGAGGTGCCGGAAGTGGAGGTTGGGTGCACAGTGTCAGTTTCTCTGCCAGCGGAAACCGCCTTTCTTGGGTCAGCCATGACAGCACTGTATCCGTTGCTGAtgcttcaaaaaatatgat TCTTTCACAGTTGAAGACTGAGTTCCTCCCACTCCTGGGTGTGACATTTGTCTCCGAGAACAGCGTGGTGGCAGCT GGACACGACTGCTGCCCTATGCTGTTCAGTTGTGATGACCATGGCTCCCTGACCTTCATTTCCAAGCTAGACATTCCAAAACAAAGCATTCAGAGAAACATTTCTGCAATGGAGCGTTTCCGAAATATGGACAAGAGAGCCACAACTGAGGACCGCAACACAAACCTGGAGACACTGCATCAAAACAGCATCAC CCAAGTGTCCATCTTTGAAGGTGATAAAAGGGACTGTCAGAAGTTCTGTACAACTGGTATTGATGGGGCAATGACCATCTGGGACTTTAAG